The region GCAGGATCCTGCGGAAGTGCAGCGATATATGTCGGGACAAGAAGTGTGCACAGATCAACTCCTGTGTTACTGATTGCCGCAGGTGTTGCAGCCATAGTACCCGGGACTTGTCCGTTGTTGGCGACCATATATTGATTAACAGCATTCAAAATGGCATTGATATCACTTCTTCGTTTTGTGTCATCTGCCTGCTGAAGCTGTTGACCTGGATTGACAGCAATAAGAGTAATAGCCAAAAGGACTGCAAGGATACCGATTACGACCAACAGTTCAATAAGCGTGAATCCTTTATTGTTTCTAAGTTTTAACATAGTACATAGAAATTAATAATATATTTTCAGAATAGTGAAATTTTAAGGGCATGTCAAGAGTATTTGCTGTGTTATCAATGCAGAAGCAATACATCACTCTTCTTCATCCTGCCTGTAAGTTGTGATGAGGACGTCACTCGTGAGTTCATCATTTTCACGGGTAGACTTCATAGCCGAGGGATTTTATCATAGCCAAAAGGACTGCAAGGATACCGATTACGACCAACAGTTCAATAAGCGTGAATCCTTTATTGTTTCTAAGTTTTAACATAGTACATAGAAATTAATAATATATTTTCAGAATAGTGAAATTTTAAGGGCATGTCAAGAGTATTTGCTGTGTTATCAATGCAGAAGCAATACATCACTCTTCTTCATCCTGCCTGTAAGTTGTGATGAGGACGTCACTCGTGAGTTCATCATTTTCACGGGTAGTAACTTCATAGCCGAGGGATTTTATCATGGTTGTAATTTCGTCTTTATAGGATCTCGGAACCGACGGCTTGAAGACGATTGACGTTTTTTCTGAATCAAGAGTTGGAGCATTTCCTGTCGTGACATTGGTAAAATCAGCCTCAGCCAGGCGATCCTGTACCCGATCCGCTTCTCCTGCAATGCCTGAACCGTTCAGTACCCTGATCTCGATATCTTCTTTCGGGATATCCGGCTTAAGAGTTGCGGTAGGAGACGCCGTTGTCGGTGTGGCGGAAGGGAGTATCGGTACCGTGGCCGGTGCGGTGATATCAATCGGTTGTCTTGAAATTTGTTTCGGTGCCCGTTTTTTCTGCATATAAAAATAAAAAGCTACAAGAATTACAATCAGGACAGCAAAAACTCCCAACAGCAAATAAAGTCTGTTATTGCTTTGTTTTTTCGGTGTCGAGAATTCTTTTTCATCACGGTCAACATTTTTCGGCTCTTCATCCTTGACCGGAAAAGAGACCTGCTGGAGTGAGTTGAAGTGCTTCATAAGCTGACCTCCGACCTGCCCGCTGAACGTGACTGACTGCTGTCCGTACAGAGCAAAAGTCGGGACTATCGCCTGTGTCGTAAATCCAGCCGATTCAAAAACGTTCTTTATGGCGTATGCAAATTCTTTATTCAGTGCGACGATTACGGTGGTGTTTCCTTGCGTATAGGGTTTGCTCAAAACTTTATTAAAAGGAACATTGTCGGTAAAATCCATGCGAAGCGTTTCAATTTCTTCCGGAGATGTTTTTTCAGGTATTACCTTTTCAAAATAACACTGAGAAGAGAAACATAAAAGAACGTCAGCGGGCTTGAGTTTGTTGGCTTTCACAAAATCACTGATTACTTTGGAAAGCTCTTCACCGCTTATGACTTCCATGTCCTGCACGGATGTCGGAGGGAAGGTGAGGGATAAAGCATTTTTTGCATCCCCACCAAAGTAATACAAACCTTTTCGGTCGACAAAAACAATAGCGCGCATACTATCAGTATACCGTGTTCCAGGAGGTAACTGTCAACCGGTTATCAATATAGGAAGCAGTGGCCTGAATGGTATGTCGGAACAAACCGTTAGCCGCTGTTGCATGGATGGTTTTGGTATCAGTTCCCGTGACAGTGATAGTTATGGTATTGTCATCAAGGATGAGAGTCTCCCCGGAGTAGCTTGGATTTCTGATAAGTCTGAGAATTGCGTTTTCAACTCCGCTTTCTGCAGCTCCCATGACTGCGGATCGTGATTCGGTAATATGTGTCGCGCGGGAGGTGTTTATCATGATAGCAACGGAAGCCGCCGCGACAGATATTGCCATCACGGAAAATACCAGCAACGTTACCAATGTCTGGCCTTCCTGATTTTTTAAAATTTGCTGAAGTTTCATATATTATCTGATGCCGAAAATGGTATCAATAGTTGCTGTTTCCGCTCCGGTTGCATTTTCTGCGACACTTGTCACAGCCATTTGTACCTGAACGGTAGGATTACCGTCAATGTTTCCGATCTGTGTGAACGAAAGACTTGTAACTCTTGAGCGCGGACTGATCATCTGATAGGTGTCAGCCGGAGTGGTCAATGTCAGAATTTCACCTGACAACTCATATACGTGCTCCTGTCCGGCGATTTCCAGGATAAGGGTATCGGATGTGTCTCCGGGATTTGCCGGCTCAATAACAGCGGCGGCACGGTCAAAATCGTATTGCATTCGGGAAATAATAAAGGTTGAGTCTGTTTCTGTAGCTGAAATTCCCTGATTCTCAAGCTGTTGCTGCACTGTTGCGGCAAATAAGGAAGATAAAACTACAAGGACTACGGAAAATAATGCCATAAAAATCAAAAGCTCAACGAGTGTAAACCCTCCCTTTTTGTGTGTTTGATAAAAAAATGATTTCATATTATGGTGAATAGTTAACTACGGCTTCTTCAAAAACGGGTGTGGATGATGAGTCTGATGTTTCAAGATACGAACGGTACCTGAAGCACCTGCCCGGGTTCTCAAATCCCGCACTATCATCGTCAAAAGGTATCAGATCGTCTGAAGTATAGAAAGTGCTTGGTGTCCCGTCCGGTCCCACGAAATCAAATACCGCACCGCTGCAGCTTCCGCTTACACCGTCAGTAATCGCCACCTGATATTGAATGTTGGTATTCGGAGGCAAAACATCCTGCGGGATAAACCGATTAAATGCCGTCGAATATCCGACGTCGAAGGTTGCGGATTCGTATATTCCTGATGATGCATAACTGAATCCGGGACCGCCGACAATAGTTTTAAATTCCGCGGCAGGATCACGGGTTACGATATACGAATACGCATCCCCGTCACTTTCAAGTACCGTGGATACTCCGTAAATCCCGCTGTCGACTTGAGCGCCGCCGCACTTTGTAGGACTGTTTTCATTCGTTACGTCAATAACCTGATACTCTTCTCCTCCTGTCCCGACCAGAATAATTTTATTGCCTGTTCCCATAGCAACTCCTGTCGGACTCATGCCGCTTGCATTATATGAGCTGATGACCGGCATAGACCCGCTTTTATTACTGGTATTTATGATAAAAAGTTCATCCTGACTTCCGGAGCTGCTTGTCGCAAGATATGCCCGGGTTCCCGTTTCGTTTACCCATACTTCCTGTCCGCGTTGTCCGTTTACGTTTGCATATGCCACATTCCGGATATTACTCGGATTCCGGACATCAACGACACGGAGTTCTGAAGAGCCATAATCGAGAGCAACATACGCGTATCCGTTCACGACAGCCAGCCGGTATCCGGTTGCAAAGAAAGCCAGCATCACACGGTCAAGCTCAGGACGTGATCCGGTCTTGCTTGATAGATCAAAAGTATGCAGATTAAATCCAATTGTGACGTACCCGACATTGTCTCTTACATATACTCCCTGTGCAGTCCCGAACCAAGATGTGTCATTGAAGTACCCGACTTCCTGCATCGTTGTCAGATCAATGATAATGACATCCCGGCTCACATCCCCGGTTGCCGCATACGCATAGTTACCGTCTATAAAAACATCGTTTGTCTCATAGCCGGTGAGTATCGATTCAATCGAAGCATTCGGCGGATAATTGTTATCAATTGCAACTTCTACAAATGATCCGCCGCTTCCCTGATGGGTTCCGGTAAATGCCTTTCCTTCATAGGCTTTTACGTCTTTTGCATTGCCGCTTCCGGGGAGATCAAGTTCGTTGACAATTGATGTGCTTGGCTGGCACCAGTCGCCCCGACCGCCGAGTCCGAGGATTACTTCTCCTCCGCTTGTGTTGGTGACGACTGTTCCGTTGTGCTCTCCTGTATTAAAATCAGCTTCCGTCGTCTGAATATATGTCGCATTATCAAGGTAGCGGGTCATGTACATAGTCGTGTCAATAGAAGTCGGGATCGGTTCATTCCAGGAAATGGAAATGACTACCCGTTTCGTGGAAGGATCAATAGTCCCTCCTGAGCTCACAATTGTATTTGAAGAATCGCGAAGCACGGAAGAAATTTCAACTTGTGTCGTTATGCTGTTTTCAGTAATCGGATCCGGAGCTAAAGACCAACTGGTGCCGTCTGATACGGTGTGATATGTCCCGTTGTCCTGAATATTGCTCCAACCTGATTCGCGGATACTCCTTAGCGCCTCTTTTGTTTCCTGCAGTTTTTGTGCCGCAATTGCCCTTTTTTGCTGCTGCGGTCTGCCTTCACGGGAAGTTATGAGAGAGCCGATCAATACAGGGAGAAGCATGGCCATGAGAGCCATAACAATAAGTATTTCTATGAGTGATTGTCCTTTTTGCATGTTAGGGTAATTGTGTGAAAACTCCCAAAGCGTTTAAACCGATTATTGTCCCGTCTGATAAGCCGAAGCTGTTGTTTCCCGCGGTGAATCCCACAATTTCACCGCTCCCTTTTTCAAAAACAATTTGGGAGTCCGGGAACGTAATATTGTTGAAAGCAAGTTGTCCGTCGAGTGTTACCGTAAAATTTCTGCTGTCTGAAGGCGTGTAGGTGTCACCCTGAAATAAAGTATAAGTATTTGTTTCAAAATGGATTCCGTATCGATAGGTGTTTCCGTCATCCGATGCACCGTTCATCGCTTTTGTCTGTTGGAGTTTGATATCTGAAAGCAGAATTTCGAGTGATTTGCTTGAATATGCCTGCTGCTGTACACCTGATAGACTGACAATTGCCAGAGTCAACATGATTGCCATGATTGCCAAAACGATGCCCAGTTCTATCAGGGTGAAGCCTTGTTGTTTCAGGTGATTATTCATAATTATCGTGCCCCTACTTGTCCGATCAGGCTGTAGATAGGGGCTATGATAGAGAGCATCATTCCTCCGACGACTACCCCGATAAAAAGCAGCATGACAGGCTCAAGAAGAGTAGTAAGCGTATTTAAAGATCTCTGCACTTCATAATCCATATGTTCCGAAACATCCTGCATTGCCTTGTCGAGTGATCCCGTTTTTTCTCCTGCTTCGACCAATTTGATAACAATCATCGGGACTAATCCTTTGCCGTCCCGGATACCTTCTGCGAATCTTTTTCCTGAAAGTACGGATTTTTGGGTATGCGCTACCAGTTTCTGCATATCCCGTCTCCAGACTATTTCTTCACACAGTTCCAATGCATTAGTTATGGTAAGTCCCGAAGAAAGCAGCAATGCCATACTTCTGGTAAAACGTGCAATATCAATCTGCTTGATCAGGCCTGAGATAAGGGGAAATGAGAAAAATATCCGCAATACAAATGCCCGTTTCTTGATATAAAGTACGATAAATCCGAGAATGAGTAATACCACTCCCACAATCAGGGCAAGTGTGTTGTGAATGATCAGGTCCGACATGAACATGAGTATCTTTGTCGGAAGAGGAAGTTCCACATCCATACGTCCGAATACGGATGCCAGTTTCGGCATAACAAAAATCAGAATAAGAAGCATCACGAGAAAAAATACTACCATGATTACAATCGGATAAATCATTGCCGACCTGATTTTATCCAAAAATTCCATCTCGTTCTGGACATGCTTTTTGATATCCTTTAATGCAACGTCAAGAGTCCCGGCTTCCTCTGAAGCACGGATGATATTGACCGTTACTTTGTCGAAGGTATTCGGGAAACGGGCAAAAGAGGCATACACCTGTTTCCCCTGAGTTAAATCCTGACGCAGTTCAGATAACAATTTCTTTTGATTCCCCTTGGAATCCTCCAAAAGTGAATCAACCGCCTCCAGGATTGAGATTCCGGCAGCCAGCATCGTTGATAAATTATCAAAAAGCGCGATTTTATCTTTTGTCTGGAGTGATAATTTTTTAGTATCCATAATATTACATAGCTTCGATTTTGGTGACGCGAAGTACTTCTTCTATAGTCGTCCGTCCTTCAGCGACTTTGGCAAGTCCGTCATCAAGCATGGTGAGCATTCCGTCTTTTTTAGCCTGCTGCATAATGACATCGGAATCAGCCTTCTTCAAAATCAGTTCACGTACCGGCTTTGTAACTTCCAGCACTTCAAACACGGCCAGTCGTCCCATGTATCCTGTCGAATGACAGATATCACAACCGGCACCTTTGTAGATATGAATATCTTTTTTCGTTCCGAAATGTTGTTTGATGAGCTCGGGCGGTATGTTTTTACTGAAATCATCATAAGAGACATCTACTTTTGTCTTGCACATTTCGCAGATTTTTCTGACCAGACGCTGAGCGATGATGACATTGACAGTTGAAGCTACCAAAAAAGGCTCAATTTTCATATCCATCAGGCGGGGCAGTGCCGTTGCCGCATCATTGGTGTGAAGTGTAGATACCACCAAGTGACCTGTCAGAGCTGCATTAACGGCAATACTTGCGGTTTCCGAATCCCGGATTTCTCCGACGAGGATGATGTTCGGATCCTGCCGCAAAATAGATCTCAGTCCGCTTGCAAAGGTAAGATTTGCTTTCTTATTTACCTGAATCTGATTGACGCCTTCGATGCGGTACTCAACAGGATCTTCAATCGTTGTAATGTTTTTTGATCGAGTATTTAAGACTTTTAAAATGGCATAAATGGATGTAGATTTTCCTGATCCCGTCGGACCGGTTGCCAAAATCATGCCGTAAGATTTTGTATATGCCCGGCTGACTTTCTCCAGATCTTCATCGCTCATGCCAAGATCAGTCAGGGTAATCGACCTGTTTTGGGTGGAAAGCAAGCGGAGTACTGATTTCTCACCGTTTACGATCGGGATGATTGAGACGCGAAGATCAAGATAACTGTCTTCAATCTCGAATCTCATCTTTCCGTCCTGCGGGCTCATGTGCTCGTCTGTACGAAGCTGTGACAGGACCTTTATGCGGGTAATGATTCGTTCATGCAGATATTTCGGATACGTCACCACGTCATGTAAAATTCCGTCAATACGGTATCTGACAAGAGCATTCTCTTCCTGAGGTTCGATATGAATATCTGAGACTTTGTCATAAAAAGCGGTTTCAAGAATAAGATCAACGATTTTTGAAACGGAAACATCATGGCTTGATTTTTTTTCTTTCGCATCACCGAGGAGTTTATCAAATGCTTTCTGGAGATCCTTTTTAAAAATATAAAAGGTATTCAGAATATCCCGTTCCGTCGCAAGGTGAGGAATAATTTTTGCCTGAGTTTTGTGAGAAACCATGTCTATGATTTCTTTGTCCCGCGGATCTGCCATTGCGAGTTTGATCCCTGATTGATCGCGTGCAAAAGCGATAACTTTTTTCTTTCGGGCGATTTTTTCCGGAACGATATGGAAAACATCCTCAGCAATAGAAATCTTGGCAAGTGAGACAAACGGGATCTTCAGATGATTGGCAATTGTGATTCCGAGCTTTTCATCTGAAATGATATTCATCTGAAGAAGTGCATCCGTAAAATCCGTATGAGCATCCTTGGTATATTGCTCAACCAATTTTATTTTGGCATCGTCAAGAATATTTATTGATTTGAGAAGCTCTTTCAGCTCTTCTTCTTTGAGAAGCATAGGTGATTATAGCTTTGATACTTGTTCGATCTTGGCGACCAAAGCATCAAAGTCAAAAAAACTTTTATTTACATATCCTTTTGCACCGAGTTCCATG is a window of Candidatus Roizmanbacteria bacterium DNA encoding:
- a CDS encoding LytR C-terminal domain-containing protein, producing MRAIVFVDRKGLYYFGGDAKNALSLTFPPTSVQDMEVISGEELSKVISDFVKANKLKPADVLLCFSSQCYFEKVIPEKTSPEEIETLRMDFTDNVPFNKVLSKPYTQGNTTVIVALNKEFAYAIKNVFESAGFTTQAIVPTFALYGQQSVTFSGQVGGQLMKHFNSLQQVSFPVKDEEPKNVDRDEKEFSTPKKQSNNRLYLLLGVFAVLIVILVAFYFYMQKKRAPKQISRQPIDITAPATVPILPSATPTTASPTATLKPDIPKEDIEIRVLNGSGIAGEADRVQDRLAEADFTNVTTGNAPTLDSEKTSIVFKPSVPRSYKDEITTMIKSLGYEVTTRENDELTSDVLITTYRQDEEE
- a CDS encoding prepilin-type N-terminal cleavage/methylation domain-containing protein, which translates into the protein MKSFFYQTHKKGGFTLVELLIFMALFSVVLVVLSSLFAATVQQQLENQGISATETDSTFIISRMQYDFDRAAAVIEPANPGDTSDTLILEIAGQEHVYELSGEILTLTTPADTYQMISPRSRVTSLSFTQIGNIDGNPTVQVQMAVTSVAENATGAETATIDTIFGIR
- a CDS encoding type II secretion system protein — encoded protein: MNNHLKQQGFTLIELGIVLAIMAIMLTLAIVSLSGVQQQAYSSKSLEILLSDIKLQQTKAMNGASDDGNTYRYGIHFETNTYTLFQGDTYTPSDSRNFTVTLDGQLAFNNITFPDSQIVFEKGSGEIVGFTAGNNSFGLSDGTIIGLNALGVFTQLP
- a CDS encoding type II/IV secretion system protein → MLLKEEELKELLKSINILDDAKIKLVEQYTKDAHTDFTDALLQMNIISDEKLGITIANHLKIPFVSLAKISIAEDVFHIVPEKIARKKKVIAFARDQSGIKLAMADPRDKEIIDMVSHKTQAKIIPHLATERDILNTFYIFKKDLQKAFDKLLGDAKEKKSSHDVSVSKIVDLILETAFYDKVSDIHIEPQEENALVRYRIDGILHDVVTYPKYLHERIITRIKVLSQLRTDEHMSPQDGKMRFEIEDSYLDLRVSIIPIVNGEKSVLRLLSTQNRSITLTDLGMSDEDLEKVSRAYTKSYGMILATGPTGSGKSTSIYAILKVLNTRSKNITTIEDPVEYRIEGVNQIQVNKKANLTFASGLRSILRQDPNIILVGEIRDSETASIAVNAALTGHLVVSTLHTNDAATALPRLMDMKIEPFLVASTVNVIIAQRLVRKICEMCKTKVDVSYDDFSKNIPPELIKQHFGTKKDIHIYKGAGCDICHSTGYMGRLAVFEVLEVTKPVRELILKKADSDVIMQQAKKDGMLTMLDDGLAKVAEGRTTIEEVLRVTKIEAM
- a CDS encoding type II secretion system F family protein, producing MDTKKLSLQTKDKIALFDNLSTMLAAGISILEAVDSLLEDSKGNQKKLLSELRQDLTQGKQVYASFARFPNTFDKVTVNIIRASEEAGTLDVALKDIKKHVQNEMEFLDKIRSAMIYPIVIMVVFFLVMLLILIFVMPKLASVFGRMDVELPLPTKILMFMSDLIIHNTLALIVGVVLLILGFIVLYIKKRAFVLRIFFSFPLISGLIKQIDIARFTRSMALLLSSGLTITNALELCEEIVWRRDMQKLVAHTQKSVLSGKRFAEGIRDGKGLVPMIVIKLVEAGEKTGSLDKAMQDVSEHMDYEVQRSLNTLTTLLEPVMLLFIGVVVGGMMLSIIAPIYSLIGQVGAR
- a CDS encoding type II secretion system protein; translation: MLKLRNNKGFTLIELLVVIGILAVLLAMIKSLGYEVYP
- a CDS encoding type II secretion system protein, which gives rise to MLKLRNNKGFTLIELLVVIGILAVLLAITLIAVNPGQQLQQADDTKRRSDINAILNAVNQYMVANNGQVPGTMAATPAAISNTGVDLCTLLVPTYIAALPQDPASNQGADITDCTAYDTGYEASAENNRVTIYAPDANGGTIQVTR
- a CDS encoding prepilin-type N-terminal cleavage/methylation domain-containing protein, giving the protein MQKGQSLIEILIVMALMAMLLPVLIGSLITSREGRPQQQKRAIAAQKLQETKEALRSIRESGWSNIQDNGTYHTVSDGTSWSLAPDPITENSITTQVEISSVLRDSSNTIVSSGGTIDPSTKRVVISISWNEPIPTSIDTTMYMTRYLDNATYIQTTEADFNTGEHNGTVVTNTSGGEVILGLGGRGDWCQPSTSIVNELDLPGSGNAKDVKAYEGKAFTGTHQGSGGSFVEVAIDNNYPPNASIESILTGYETNDVFIDGNYAYAATGDVSRDVIIIDLTTMQEVGYFNDTSWFGTAQGVYVRDNVGYVTIGFNLHTFDLSSKTGSRPELDRVMLAFFATGYRLAVVNGYAYVALDYGSSELRVVDVRNPSNIRNVAYANVNGQRGQEVWVNETGTRAYLATSSSGSQDELFIINTSNKSGSMPVISSYNASGMSPTGVAMGTGNKIILVGTGGEEYQVIDVTNENSPTKCGGAQVDSGIYGVSTVLESDGDAYSYIVTRDPAAEFKTIVGGPGFSYASSGIYESATFDVGYSTAFNRFIPQDVLPPNTNIQYQVAITDGVSGSCSGAVFDFVGPDGTPSTFYTSDDLIPFDDDSAGFENPGRCFRYRSYLETSDSSSTPVFEEAVVNYSP